One region of Trichoderma breve strain T069 chromosome 7 map unlocalized scaffold00007, whole genome shotgun sequence genomic DNA includes:
- a CDS encoding clr5 domain-containing protein: MAGQYPGHNHHNFWNELYDNDLNALASETSGDTGLVTTQSITRDDIMMSLWQHSTSGHVNEILMSELLTPGNGAPPPRPAHPAEMAGSLNEVGSQFDNQPTGDAAYASAEALSTAVDGAQDAPPHVQTNTPAAAAEQPPNQRRPRARPPDPQVWEHHRDAIYSFYMEQNFTLAATMQLMKDHHQFHATEKMYKDKFKQWKWSKNLPKAIAARMLNIAKQRRPKRTIFRWNNRIWPIERIKKLLSRHSAEEDSSLQDDSSIPDDFTYGTPPSSGITDTESVLENSRGTDGDLEMADAATADTTEDLCKFLAEGRCRTNSTPEELYSRAQEALKAAEAGTCNHEEAESALRDAFSYFRHHCSSTQGKTLEIGYLMAHFYVKIGRVNDAHCILDWMTKELCGDTKSCHDRTVTHMLSTITILRRTQRDEEANLLTILLLKHHQTPKAEHFLLQNPSEPYVGSNEMIENLLASSEPEKLASTLSVYTEVRPIDA, encoded by the exons ATGGCTGGGCAGTATCCAGGCCATAACCATCACAACTTCTGGAATGAGTTGTATGACAATGACCTCAATGCTCTCGCGTCGGAGACCAGCGGCGACACCGGCCTAGTCACGACGCAATCGATTACCAGAGACGATATCATGATGTCTTTGTGGCAACACTCTACATCTGGCCATGTGAATGAGATTTTGATGAGTGAGCTTTTGACCCCCGGCAACGGGGCGCCACCTCCCCGCCCGGCTCACCCAGCTGAGATGGCGGGATCTCTCAATGAAGTCGGTAGTCAATTCGACAACCAGCCCACCGGAGATGCCGCCTATGCCTCCGCCGAAGCTCTTTCTACGGCCGTTGATGGAGCCCAGGATGCGCCGCCCCATGTTCAAACCAACACACCtgcagccgccgccgagcAGCCTCCCAACCAACGCAGGCCCCGTGCGCGGCCGCCGGATCCTCAAGTTTGGGAGCATCACAGGGATGCCATCTATTCTTTCTATATGGAGCAGAACTTTACTTTAGCAGCAACCATGCAGCTGATGAAAGATCATCACCAGTTTCACGCAAC AGAGAAGATGTATAAAGACAAGTTCAAACAATGGAAGTGGTCCAAGAATCTACCAAAAGCCATAGCTGCGCGTATGCTCAACATCGCCAAACAAAGGCGACCAAAACGTACCATTTTTAGGTGGAATAACCGAATATGGCCCATCGAGCGGATCAAGAAGCTATTGAGCAGACATTCCGCTGAAGAAGACTCGTCCCTACAGGACG ACTCCTCCATACCTGACGATTTCACCTACGGGacaccgccatcttctggcATTACCGACACCGAGAGCGTCCTCGAGAACTCACGTGGCACTGATGGTGATCTCGAGATGGCTGATGCAGCCACTGCCGATACCACCGAGGACTTGTGCAAGTTCCTTGCCGAAGGCCGTTGTCGCACAAATTCTACACCAGAAGAGCTCTACTCCCGCGCCCAAGAAGCCCTGAAAGCGGCCGAGGCAGGTACCTGTAATCACGAAGAGGCAGAATCAGCCTTAAGAGATGCGTTTTCCTACTTCAGACACCACTGCTCGTCAACCCAGGGCAAGACGCTGGAGATTGGCTATTTGATGGCCCATTTCTATGTCAAAATAGGGCGTGTCAATGATGCCCATTGCATCCTTGACTGGATGACCAAAGAGCTCTGTGGAGATACCAAGTCTTGCCACGACAGGACTGTAACTCATATGCTCAGCACCATAACCATCCTTCGCCGAACACAAAGGGATGAAGAGGCAAATTTACTTACAATCCTGCTCTTGAAACATCACCAAACTCCAAAGGCGGAGCATTTCCTCCTGCAAAACCCTTCTGAGCCTTATGTCGGGTCGAATGAGATGATTGAGAATCTGCTAGCATCGAGCGAACCCGAGAAGCTAGC ATCTACTCTCTCGGTATATACAGAAGTGCGACCAATCGACGCTTGA
- a CDS encoding zinc-binding dehydrogenase domain-containing protein produces MADQKAVVITGRGQRLALHTRPVPTPGPNEVLVKVNIAGLNPHDQYVRDLGYFIGDNVPSPFGIDLVGVVHALGKDVDKFKVGDVVFGNGDPFKGDYMGTQEYAIMDVSFMGRVPSSITQDEAATLPLNVLTMYIALFHPSTHAIPSPLTPEGQSFDYKNTPLAIVGGGSNCGKFAIQIAKWAGFGTIIAIAGKAKSDLLVELGATHVIDRTLSDSDIEAKVRSIVGDDLLHVCTAVQAKDLTLGANLLSNSKKGILVPLTAGEVDDSKLNKQAGYDLRRFLCRPHEDDRKELSTIFWKSFPDLVEKGVFKPTPFQIVKGLDADKINDIIDEYGAGKNPTRPNVHVSDI; encoded by the exons ATGGCGGATCAAAAAGCAGTAGTGATTACAGGGCGTGGTCAGCGACTTGCCTTGCACACCAGACCAGTACCGACTCCTGGACCCAATGAAGTCTTGGTGAAGGTCAACATTGCAGGAT TAAATCCTCACGATCAGTATGTTCGTGATTTGGGGTACTTCATTGGCGACAATGTGCCCTCTCCATTTGGAATTGATCTCGTTGGCGTTGTACATGCTCTTGGCAAAGATGTCGACAAGTTCAAAGTTGGCGATGTGGTGTTTGGTAATGGCGATCCATTCAAGGGAGATTACATGGGCACCCAAGAGTACGCAATCATGGATGTCAGTTTCATGGGTCGGGTTCCCTCCTCAATCACACAGGACGAGGCCGCGACATTACCGCTGAATGTACTTACCATGTACATTGCTCtattccatccatctactCACGCTATCCCTTCTCCTTTGACGCCAGAAGGACAGTCATTCGATTACAAGAACACACCCCTAGCTATTGTTGGAGGTGGTTCCAACTGCGGAAAATTTGCCATTCAAATTGCCAAGTGGGCTGGATTTGGTACCATTATCGCGATCGCGGGCAAGGCTAAATCCGATCTTCTTGTTGAACTCGGAGCCACCCATGTCATCGACAGAACACTGAGCGACAGCGACATTGAAGCAAAAGTACGAAGTATTGTTGGAGATGACCTTCTACACGTGTGCACCGCAGTTCAGGCGAAAGACCTGACACTAGGTGCCAACCTTTTGTCAAATAGCAAGAAGGGAATCCTGGTTCCTTTAACAGCTGGCGAAGTTGATGACAGCAAACTCAACAAACAGGCAGGATACGACTTGCGACGCTTCCTCTGCCGTCCACATGAAGATGATAGAAAAGAGCTCTCGACAATCTTTTGGAAGTCTTTCCCTGACCTTGTTGAGAAGGGAGTTTTCAAGCCGACTCCCTTTCAGATTGTTAAGGGATTGGATGCCGATAAGATCAACGACATTATTGACGAGTATGGGGCTGGAAAGAATCCAACACGACCGAATGTACACGTCAGTGATATCTAG
- a CDS encoding ankyrin repeats (many copies) domain-containing protein, producing MGSGSQASEEDIDAVLIGRDDVSDYNPGQLLPELPEVIAKIRAWLQPTAYDIAGGEYRRHLSSHVAGTGHWLTSSKQYQEWMTNEEHGMLWIKGIPGSGKSKQLKKYVEENRSLDSISPETMWNHLRLAFVGLPGKVFCVADALDEMDRGNEGFLKTLGDISQWRPKTVKFLITSRPVSSVEEALVDVDISTYVHFALSRSNIPESDWKTIADAVPGRANGLFLYAKLAMDAFLEPNVDINTVLLKLPTDLNALYTDLLSEHAKRSGVPGNIQHLILQSVTHATRPLRLLELAEMIRISMFNDSKWDIKATKGLIRAACGPLLEILPDETVSVIHHSFTEYLKGTTRPGEGQHIGYPCILYLKSGCLNSITLKTDEEIADMPRTQLQYPFFEYAASNWYQHIAKSEAAGQDQKEINAKLDELFGLDNNMRAWLQMRWPEYSLGARSVTQLHIAAKKGLVSYVKELLGSFDINVPDFYDRTPLWWAASEGHAEIVSILIEGGADPDRPDSYSGRRPLHVAASHDHPEAVTTLLKAGVSPSTKKTLENPWFRSRRSPSSIGDTPVQYACNGHFKALEAFLPFIRDDLDLMHRALAWAAGLRSSKCVDLLLQQQGVDINKTIDGQTLLYRACEAVDEGMVAMLLKAGADVSIICDAGDDATWRWKYSQDEPAKLTCLFALCNRHGSEYYNDKLQVIFRLLVEAGVDIHYRTPLGETALHNAAHCPVLIKLLLEAGLDANATDIDGATPLHFMRSGMVPLIPSIELFVEQGHVDINAAKECGRTILHDLILNGDEPSTMRFLEYGPNCNAVDNMGNTPLHTLMQVPKPTPEMVKALLAGGVDPNARNHDGMTALLLWNRSSDSRTDILDMLLEAGADINTVDKDGNNLIFRSLSVFLFMNAEDPHKDIKYLIDRGVSPFQRNFRGETALHYAMRCPHAYESRLMASNPVTRVDFLISLGLDVKAVDYNGNNLLHTVAVLDVNHSSYEGPRLLDLWEKLLALGLDLEQKNHAGRTPLHFLCAYSNRWLRMPSGETMPIDLVISRTKNVNVPDDDGIAPLHLAVSTCGEVYAKKLIEAGANPLVSTHEGLTPLHLAARGRDSNNVGLLLDALRKRQQGLPDIDITQSGQANSSTLSKMNDRRAVMGVNAKVTTDSDAYTPLYYACRSGRPETVSLLLEAGADAKLKGIFEGCLEFEEECERWKHPRPQQDGGEYQYKAALKLRDPYRHIARLEEIVDMLVEHGADISLLVNRPGRHKEGIINTAVEKQRNYTAACLMHALDTSTTEGLDELTKFAQVARRHEQEAAFKALTSSALIRPGDKDQSVPLNFVTRFLIRREYHLLEELSRLGATFLPKFTPGVDYVPNENATLEHLIKLGFTSLVDKIATIETEAQLEKGEWHAFGDKTRPGLFFSKRDGTSASFSPFLLTAVQRELPNMDMVRLLVEKFAVNINETDTDMESALFWVARGNCWWQVHQALPYLLDAGADIHMRNAKGKTPLHMALQGDGEYLGPFNWDAAKILIERGADVNAVDSQGQSCLACAQHNVDMVNLLVKHGAIVTLDSIFGAIESGNAEVLQALLSSGISLNALGDAPPREEDERRRRKGLKVPETHKEFPLHYAARYLSLSWTNSNSFCRELPARMKIIEILIQHGADPFAKFLKKDKRPEDKSSLSETQIATIDVPKGWSECTLLHEVLTSDIIADPFLQIPNLDVNYRDAKGRTLLHAICHNKGGYHDGGGPDHIIGSDTNKDVITPEERVSSFERLLSLGAELEATDNFGRNVIHYMFAGGEEHTYYFGLFRKSLAYILEEAPNLMNQADGNGDTPFHYAVRRDTADELDMLLAAGADHTVVNNKGETLLHILIKSISHLALRNFFHTLVDRGIDINARNNRGETALFSFYSLPKTERWLGLDDSDKPRPELVKPMLENLGGDFFARDNRGRGLLHAAAAGDVERFQELMDIGLDPMMEDSAQQTAIDAAAACGNRDVLELFEKKE from the exons ATGGGATCAGGAAGCCAGGCCAGTGAAGAAGACATTGACGCTGTCTTGATTGGCCGAGATGATGTCAGTGATTACAATCCGGGGCAATTGCTGCCCGAGCTTCCAGAGGTCATCGCAAAGATTCGAGCCTGGCTGCAGCCAACAGCATACGACATTGCTGGGGGAGAATACCGCAGGCACTTGTCGTCTCACGTTGCCGGCACAGGGCACTGGCTCACTTCAAGTAAACAATATCAAGAATGGATGACAAATGAAGAGCATGGAATGCTCTGGATCAAGGGCATTCCAGGATCTGGAAAGTCG AAGCAACTGAAAAAGTATGTGGAAGAGAATCGATCCCTTGACAGCATATCTCCGGAAACTATGTGGAATCACTTGCGCCTAGCCTTTGTTGGTCTTCCTGGAAAAGTCTTCTGCGTCGCTGATGCacttgatgagatggatcgTGGCAACGAGGGGTTCCTCAAGACACTTGGAGACATTAGCCAGTGGCGACCAAAGACGGTCAAGTTCTTGATCACCAGCCGTCCAGTGTCAAGTGTAGAA GAAGCCttggttgatgttgacatTTCAACCTATGTCCATTTCGCTCTATCAAGATCTAATATCCCAGAGAGTGATTGGAAAACGATCGCAGATGCAGTCCCAGGCCGTGCGAATGGTTTGTTTCTCTACGCCAAGCTAGCCATGGATGCGTTTCTCGAGCCAAACGTCGATATCAATACAGTTCTCTTGAAACTTCCAACAGATTTGAACGCCTTATATACCGATCTATTGAGCGAGCATGCAAAAAGATCTGGTGTGCCGGGTAACATCCAGCACCTCATTTTGCAATCCGTCACTCATGCTACCCGCCCCTTGCGACTGCTCGAGCTGGCAGAAATGATCAGGATCAGCATGTTTAACGACTCCAAATGGGATATAAAAGCTACCAAGGGACTCATCAGAGCTGCATGTGGCCCGTTGCTGGAAATACTACCTGATGAAACAGTTTCGGTTATACACCACTCTTTTACTGAATACCTTAAGGGCACTACACGACCGGGCGAGGGCCAGCACATTGGGTATCCT TGTATTCTGTACTTGAAATCTGGATGCTTAAATTCCATCACCCTTAAGACGGACGAAGAAATAGCCGACATGCCACGCACCCA ACTTCAGTACCCATTCTTTGAATATGCGGCCAGCAATTGGTACCAGCATATTGCAAAATCTGAAGCTGCCGGCCAGGATCAGAAAGAGATCAACGCGAAACTTGACGAACTATTTGGACTCGATAACAATATGAGGGCATGGCTCCAGATGAGGTGGCCAGAATACAGCCTGGGCGCTAGAAGTGTCACACAGCTTCATATCGCCGCCAAAAAAGGCCTGGTATCATACGTGAAAGAATTACTTGGAAGCTTCGACATAAACGTGCCGGATTTCTACGATAGAACACCTCT TTGGTGGGCTGCTTCTGAGGGACATGCGGAAATTGTTTCGATATTGATAGAAGGCGGTGCAGATCCAGATCGACCTGACAGTTACTCTGGCCGCAGGCCTCTTCATGTAGCGGCCAGCCACGACCACCCTGAAGCCGTAACAACGCTACTGAAAGCCGGGGTCAGCCCTTCAACGAAAAAGACTCTTGAAAATCCTTGGTTTAGGAGTCGTCGTTCCCCATCAAGCATTGGCGACACGCCGGTCCAGTATGCTTGTAATGGGCATTTCAAGGCACTAGAAGCATTTCTACCCTTTATAAGAGACGATTTAGATTTGATGCACCGTGCCTTGGCGTGGGCGGCCGGATTGAGATCATCAAAATGCGTTGATTTGCTGCTTCAGCAACAGGGCGTGGATATCAACAAAACCATTGACGGCCAGACGCTACTTTATAGAGCTTGTGAAGCAGTTGATGAAGGGATGGTAGCAATGTTATTGAAGGCTGGAGCAGATGTTAGCATTATATgcgatgctggtgatgatgcgacTTGGCGATGGAAATATTCGCAGGATGAGCCCGCCAAACTGACCTGCTTATTTGCTCTTTGTAATCGACACGGCAGTGAATATTACAACGACAAACTGCAAGTTATATTCAGGCTTTTGGTCGAGGCCGGAGTTGACATTCACTACCGGACGCCATTAGGTGAAACAGCATTACACAACGCCGCTCATTGTCCTGTCCTCATCAAGTTACTATTAGAAGCTGGGCTTGATGCGAATGCCACCGATATCGATGGCGCAACTCCACTTCACTTTATGCGCTCGGGAATGGTTCCATTGATACCGTCCATAGAACTCTTTGTTGAGCAAGGACATGTTGATATCAATGCTGCAAAGGAATGCGGGCGAACGATTCTTCACGATCTTATCCTCAATGGTGACGAGCCATCAACTATGAGATTCCTGGAATATGGACCAAACTGCAATGCAGTTGATAACATGGGCAACACTCCATTGCATACTCTCATGCAAGTACCTAAGCCAACGCCAGAAATGGTCAAAGCCCTACTCGCTGGAGGAGTCGATCCAAATGCACGAAATCACGACGGCATGACTGCATTACTGCTCTGGAATCGATCCAGCGACAGTCGGACGGATATTCTAGACATGCTTCTCGAGGCGGGTGCCGATATCAACACGGTTGACAAGGATGGAAACAACCTAATCTTTCGATCGCTCTCCGTTTTCTTGTTTATGAATGCGGAAGATCCACACAAAGATATTAAATATCTTATCGATCGAGGAGTTTCACCGTTTCAACGCAATTTCCGCGGCGAAACAGCTCTCCACTACGCCATGAGGTGCCCCCACGCCTATGAGTCGAGACTTATGGCCTCCAATCCTGTGACGAGGGTTGATTTCCTCATTAGTTTAGGCCTCGACGTCAAGGCTGTTGACTATAACGGAAATAACCTCCTTCATACAGTTGCCGTGTTGGATGTAAACCACAGCTCTTATGAAGGCCCGCGGTTACTGGACCTCTGGGAGAAGCTTCTCGCTCTGGGCTTAGACTTGGAACAGAAAAACCATGCCGGCCGCACGCCACTACACTTCTTATGCGCATACAGTAATCGTTGGTTGCGCATGCCGTCGGGGGAGACCATGCCCATTGATCTCGTCATTTCCCGAACGAAGAATGTCAATGTccccgatgatgatggcatcgcccCTCTACATCTAGCTGTATCTACTTGCGGGGAGGTGTATGCCAAAAAGCTGATTGAAGCTGGCGCGAATCCTCTGGTTTCTACTCATGAAGGGCTcactcctcttcatcttgctgcgCGGGGCAGAGACAGCAACAATGTCGGCCTACTATTAGATGCACTAAGGAAACGACAACAAGGCCTACCAGATATTGATATCACACAGTCAGGACAAGCTAATAGTTCAACTTTGAGCAAAATGAATGACCGCCGGGCAGTAATGGGCGTGAATGCGAAAGTAACAACTGATTCGGACGCTTATACACCTCTTTACTACGCTTGTAGGTCTGGGAGACCTGAAACAGTGTCTCTGCTGTTGGAAGCCGGAGCTGATGCTAAACTCAAAGGCATCTTCGAAGGTTGTCTTGAATTTGAAGAGGAATGCGAACGATGGAAGCATCCTCGTCCGCAACAAGATGGTGGCGAATACCAATACAAGGCAGCTCTAAAACTGCGTGACCCATACC GCCATATAGCGAGGCTCGAAGAGATTGTTGACATGCTTGTCGAGCATGGAGCCGATATTTCTTTGCTTGTAAACCGTCCTGGGAGACACAAAGaaggcatcatcaacacaGCTGTCGAGAAGCAAAGGAATTATACGGCTGCCTGTTTGATGCACGCTCTCGACACGAGCACTACCGAAGGGCTAGATGAGCTCACAAAGTTCGCCCAAGTTGCGCGTCGCCATGAGCAAGAAGCTGCATTTAAGGCCTTGACATCTTCAGCCCTTATTCGTCCCGGAGACAAGGATCAATCCGTGCCATTGAATTTTGTCACGCGGTTTTTGATTCGGAGAGAGTATCATCTGTTAGAAGAACTTTCTCGGCTGGGAGCGACATTTCTTCCTAAATTCACTCCAGGTGTTGACTACGTGCCAAACGAGAACGCCACCCTGGAACATCTTATAAAGCTTGGCTTCACGTCGCTTGTTGACAAGATAGCGACCATTGAGACGGAGGCACAGTTAGAAAAGGGAGAATGGCATGCGTTTGGTGACAAAACAAGGCCGGGTTTGTTCTTCTCAAAGAGGGATGGTacttcagcttctttttcgccATTCCTTCTTACCGCTGTTCAGAGGGAGTTGCCGAACATGGATATGGTGCGATTGCTTGTTGAGAAATTTGCGGTCAACATCAATGAGACTGATACAGACATGGAATCCGCTCTCTTTTGGGTCGCACGAGGTAACTGCTGGTGGCAAGTCCACCAAGCATTGCCTTATCTGCTTGATGCTGGCGCAGATATTCATATGCGAAATGCAAAAGGGAAGACGCCACTCCATATGGCTCTCCAAGGAGACGGCGAATATCTAGGACCATTTAACTGGGACGCAGCCAAGATACTGATCGAAAGAGGAGCGGATGTCAATGCGGTCGATAGTCAGGGCCAGAGCTGTCTCGCGTGCGCACAGCATAACGTTGACATggtcaatcttcttgtcaAGCATGGAGCAATTGTCACACTGGACTCGATTTTTGGCGCCATTGAGTCCGGCAATGCAGAAGTTCTGCAAGCGCTCTTATCTAGCGGTATAAGCCTAAATGCTCTTGGAGACGCGCCGCCCAgggaggaagacgagaggaggaggaggaagggcCTTAAAGTGCCGGAGACACATAAAGAGTTTCCACTGCATTATGCCGCCAGATATTTGAGCTTGAGTTGGACTAACTCGAACAGTTTTTGTCGGGAACTCCCCGCTAGAATGAAGATCATTGAGATACTCATTCAGCATGGAGCTGATCCGTTTGCAAAATTCCTCAAAAAGGACAAAAGGCCCGAAGACAAGTCCAGTCTCTCAGAGACACAAATCGCCACTATCGATGTGCCTAAAGGCTGGAGTGAATGTACCCTATTACATGAGGTACTTACTTCagatataatagcagatCCGTTTCTTCAAATTCCAAATCTCGACGTCAACTATCGAGATGCCAAAGGCCGCACTCTTCTCCATGCGATCTGCCATAATAAGGGTGGCTATCATGATGGTGGTGGCCCTGATCATATCATCGGATCAGACACGAATAAGGACGTGATTACGCCAGAGGAGCGAGTTAGCTCATTTGAGCGACTTTTGTCTCTCGGTGCAGAATTGGAGGCGACAGATAACTTTGGCCGAAACGTCATTCATTATATGTttgctggtggtgaagagCACACTTATTATTTTGGCTTGTTCCGGAAATCCTTGGCCTATATTCTTGAAGAGGCCCCCAATTTGATGAACCAGGCGGATGGAAATGGCGATACTCCATTTCACTATGCCGTAAGACGGGACACTGCCGACGAATTAGACATGCTGTTGGCGGCGGGAGCAGATCATACAGTTGTCAACAATAAGGGAGAAACTCTACTACATATATTGATAAAGAGTATTTCTCATCTGGCTTTACGCAACTTCTTTCACACCTTGGTTGATCGAGGTATTGATATAAATGCTCGCAACAACCGTGGGGAGACGGCATTGTTTTCATTCTACAGTTTGCCAAAGACGGAGCGTTGGCTTGGTTTAGACGATAGCGACAAACCTAGACCTGAACTTGTCAAGCCAATGCTGGAGAATCTAGGTGGCGACTTCTTTGCTAGGGATAATCGAGGCCGGGGTCTCTTACATGCCGCTGCGGCCGGGGATGTCGAACGATTTCAGGAGCTTATGGATATAGGGCTCGATCCCATGATGGAGGATAGCGCCCAGCAGACGGCGATTGACGCGGCTGCTGCGTGTGGAAACAGAGATGTTTTGGAGCtatttgagaagaaggaataa